One genomic segment of Bacteroides caccae includes these proteins:
- a CDS encoding SusC/RagA family TonB-linked outer membrane protein produces MKKDILLLMLCLFCSIGAMAQTKTITGVVSDAAGEPIIGASVVEVGTTNGTITDIDGKFVLNMNPDGKIRVSYIGYQVQTIDLKGKTSFRIQMKEDSEMLEEVVVTGYGGKQLRTKVTNSISKVKEETLKQGLYSNPGQALSGAVAGLSVSQTSGNPGSTPTLVLRGGTNFDGSGSPLILIDGQVRSSLSDINPDDIESMEVLKDAGATAIYGARANDGVILVTTKRGKSGRAEVNLKAKFGLNYFKNSYEFLDAGDYIYWMRMGYKNAYMGDMKHPDGSVVKAWSSLSSLTSATPYGTGNAYFASDGVTPLDGNKTSSAIWSTMKYTDNLAFLLDQGWQTMIDPIYGDKLIYKNTDIADFNVQTPAFSQDYNLSVSGGNEKGNYYAGLGYNKSDGTAYGNWYKRITFTFNADYKLKEWLTSSSSFNFADATWNGLPATQTAEANYFSRCLSLPPTFRGYNADGEMLLGPNSGDGNQQYNFDKFVRDQNTDKFTMNQSFTVNFMKGLSLKLGAIWYYQEEKDESFNKDYLSSPGNKVTSRSTSAYYDRTLDQTYNAVLNYNYQINKDHYLDAMAGFEYYDSYNKGFNASGSGAPTDDFMDLQYTSKEEGKRSIDSWHSRQRIMSFFGRVNYDYQSKYLLSLVLRKDGYSKLAKENRWGVFPGVSTGWVFSKEKFMANTSDILSFGKLRASFGLNGNVNKNFVGNYTVQGSYGSNTYNGATGFLLGSIPNPYLMWEKSRTFEIGLDLGFLENRINANLTYYNRLTSDKYANITVPSTSGVGSVVSNNGKFQNQGFEFELAFRIIDRKDWKWNLNWNGALNKNKVVALPDNGLERNRQDAYQVYTGYGDAKMWVGGYQEGQRPGDLYMFIADGIYKSQDEIPAGLIDITSGNNGSTGRPLYGGAEGYNKLSDSQKENALPIQPGDVKWKDVNGDGVIDNYDMVKVGNTVPKWTGGFNTTVSWKDLTLSARFDYALGFKAVDWKSMWIMACAQGTYNTIQETKDTWTPDNPNAKYPTYVWADQLGKRNYCRSSSMFVYNGNYLALRELSLTYRLPSIWVQKAKLSNVELSVTGQNLGYLTEAKHLFSPEKADNNGGYPLPRTVIFGINVSF; encoded by the coding sequence ATGAAAAAAGACATCCTTTTGCTTATGTTGTGTCTTTTCTGCTCCATAGGGGCTATGGCACAGACAAAAACAATTACCGGTGTGGTAAGCGATGCTGCTGGTGAACCAATCATCGGAGCGAGTGTTGTCGAAGTGGGTACAACAAATGGTACCATTACTGACATCGATGGTAAATTTGTATTAAACATGAATCCGGACGGAAAAATCAGAGTTTCGTATATCGGATATCAAGTACAAACAATTGATCTTAAAGGAAAGACTTCTTTCCGGATTCAGATGAAAGAAGATTCTGAGATGCTGGAGGAAGTGGTAGTAACCGGTTATGGCGGTAAACAGTTGCGTACTAAAGTTACCAACTCAATTTCCAAGGTAAAAGAAGAAACATTGAAGCAGGGATTGTATTCAAATCCCGGTCAGGCATTATCCGGAGCTGTTGCAGGTTTGTCCGTTAGCCAGACTTCCGGTAATCCGGGCAGTACACCGACGCTGGTCCTTCGTGGAGGTACTAACTTTGATGGTTCTGGCTCTCCTCTGATTCTGATTGATGGACAGGTACGTTCTTCTTTGAGTGATATCAATCCGGATGATATTGAATCAATGGAAGTATTGAAAGATGCCGGTGCTACTGCAATCTATGGTGCACGTGCCAATGATGGTGTAATCCTTGTTACAACCAAGCGCGGAAAAAGCGGAAGAGCAGAAGTGAACCTGAAAGCAAAGTTCGGGTTAAACTATTTCAAAAATTCCTATGAGTTTCTTGATGCCGGAGATTATATTTATTGGATGCGTATGGGATATAAGAATGCTTATATGGGAGATATGAAACATCCGGACGGAAGCGTTGTGAAGGCATGGTCTTCACTTAGTTCATTGACTAGTGCTACTCCTTACGGTACAGGTAATGCTTATTTTGCGAGTGACGGGGTGACCCCTCTGGATGGAAACAAAACGAGTTCTGCTATTTGGAGTACAATGAAATATACTGATAATCTGGCTTTTTTGTTGGATCAAGGTTGGCAAACAATGATCGACCCTATCTATGGGGATAAACTTATTTATAAAAACACAGACATTGCAGATTTCAACGTCCAAACTCCAGCATTTTCACAGGATTATAATTTAAGTGTAAGTGGCGGAAATGAAAAAGGGAACTACTATGCCGGGTTAGGTTATAATAAGAGTGACGGTACGGCATACGGCAACTGGTATAAGCGTATAACCTTTACCTTCAATGCTGATTATAAGCTGAAAGAATGGTTAACTTCCAGTTCCAGTTTTAATTTTGCGGACGCTACTTGGAACGGGTTGCCTGCGACTCAGACAGCAGAGGCTAATTATTTTTCTCGTTGTTTGTCATTGCCTCCTACTTTCCGCGGTTACAATGCAGATGGAGAGATGCTGTTAGGCCCTAACTCCGGGGATGGTAATCAGCAGTATAATTTTGATAAGTTTGTCCGGGATCAGAACACTGATAAGTTTACAATGAATCAATCTTTCACTGTAAACTTCATGAAAGGACTTTCGTTAAAGCTTGGTGCAATCTGGTATTATCAGGAAGAAAAGGACGAAAGCTTTAATAAGGATTATTTAAGTTCTCCGGGAAATAAGGTTACTTCACGCAGCACCTCTGCTTATTATGACCGCACACTGGATCAGACCTATAATGCTGTATTAAATTATAATTATCAGATAAACAAAGATCATTATCTGGATGCGATGGCTGGTTTCGAATATTATGATTCTTATAATAAAGGTTTCAATGCATCCGGTTCGGGAGCCCCGACCGACGACTTTATGGATTTACAGTATACGTCAAAAGAAGAGGGAAAACGCTCTATTGACTCTTGGCATTCACGTCAACGTATCATGTCTTTCTTCGGACGTGTAAATTATGATTATCAATCAAAATATCTCTTGTCACTGGTACTTAGAAAAGACGGTTATTCTAAACTGGCAAAAGAAAACCGTTGGGGAGTATTTCCGGGTGTTTCGACCGGGTGGGTTTTCAGCAAAGAGAAATTTATGGCAAACACAAGCGATATACTTTCATTTGGTAAATTACGTGCAAGTTTCGGTCTGAACGGTAATGTTAACAAGAACTTTGTAGGCAATTATACCGTACAGGGGTCATACGGTAGTAATACTTACAATGGCGCTACGGGATTTCTTTTGGGAAGTATTCCTAATCCTTATCTGATGTGGGAGAAATCCAGAACTTTTGAAATCGGTCTTGACTTAGGCTTTCTCGAAAATCGTATTAATGCTAATTTGACCTATTATAATCGTCTGACTAGTGATAAATATGCTAATATCACCGTACCTTCCACGTCTGGAGTAGGTTCTGTGGTTTCCAATAACGGTAAGTTCCAGAATCAAGGATTTGAGTTTGAACTGGCTTTCCGTATTATTGACCGGAAAGACTGGAAATGGAATCTGAACTGGAATGGAGCACTGAACAAAAATAAGGTCGTAGCGTTGCCGGATAACGGGCTGGAGCGTAATCGACAAGATGCATATCAGGTATATACCGGCTATGGTGACGCTAAAATGTGGGTAGGAGGCTATCAGGAAGGACAACGTCCGGGTGACTTGTATATGTTTATCGCTGACGGTATCTATAAATCACAGGATGAGATACCGGCTGGTTTGATTGATATTACGTCCGGTAATAATGGATCGACCGGCAGACCTTTATATGGAGGGGCAGAAGGTTATAATAAATTGTCCGACAGCCAAAAAGAAAACGCACTACCTATTCAGCCAGGTGACGTAAAATGGAAAGATGTCAATGGGGACGGCGTGATTGATAATTATGATATGGTAAAGGTAGGAAATACGGTACCGAAGTGGACAGGCGGTTTCAATACTACGGTGAGCTGGAAAGACTTGACGTTATCGGCGCGTTTCGACTATGCTTTAGGGTTCAAAGCGGTAGACTGGAAATCGATGTGGATTATGGCTTGCGCGCAAGGTACATATAATACTATCCAGGAAACTAAGGATACTTGGACACCGGACAATCCGAACGCTAAATATCCTACATATGTTTGGGCGGATCAGTTGGGAAAGAGAAACTATTGCCGTAGTTCTTCCATGTTTGTGTATAATGGTAATTATCTGGCACTTCGTGAACTGTCGCTAACTTATCGGTTACCGTCGATATGGGTGCAAAAAGCTAAATTGAGTAACGTGGAATTGTCTGTGACAGGACAAAACTTAGGTTATCTGACAGAAGCGAAGCACTTGTTCTCACCTGAAAAGGCGGATAACAACGGTGGATATCCATTGCCTCGCACTGTAATTTTTGGTATCAACGTTTCTTTCTAA
- a CDS encoding RagB/SusD family nutrient uptake outer membrane protein, which yields MKKIIYIISLFVSSVLYTSCDALDLAPEDYFGSGNYWNNEAQVDGYMTGMHSQLRSYYDMFYVLGEVRGGTQRVGTSSENTSLNYANLRSNVIDQDRPGISNWYGLYSPIMQVNHFIQQVENECSFLDDTNRKHYLAQAYGLRALYYFMLYKTYGGVPIVTEVELLNGKVTADKFYVERATAEATLEFIKGDIQKSENNYADITVTNSYDKTIWSKAATLMLKAEIYMWAAKVTITGHTATGTTDLKVAQAALNQIIGKFELLSDFENVFSTSNRNNKEIIFTLHFADGEATNWAGQFLYQDAVFIGQVYGRDSKRIETDTLNLKGTGGVFRHEYTYDFWSAYDEKDTRRDVTFLEYYTQEDKDPASFGCVMKKGIGSINSNNNRIYDTDIIIYRYADALLMMAEVANGLGESCSTYVNDVRKRAYGDDYAGHEYADGSFEANELAILHERDKEFVWEGKRWFDVVRMQDASHNSLVFSAAANYPSTSPLISTSEKHKLLWPLDISTMNINPLLEQTPGYDTYKKQPE from the coding sequence ATGAAAAAAATAATATACATCATTTCTTTATTTGTATCCTCTGTCCTCTATACATCATGCGATGCTTTGGATTTGGCTCCCGAGGATTATTTCGGAAGTGGAAACTATTGGAATAATGAAGCTCAAGTTGATGGATATATGACAGGTATGCATTCTCAACTGAGAAGTTATTATGATATGTTCTATGTTCTAGGAGAAGTTCGTGGTGGAACACAACGTGTAGGAACTTCATCTGAAAATACTAGTTTGAACTATGCTAATCTCCGTTCCAATGTAATCGATCAAGACAGGCCGGGTATTAGTAATTGGTACGGTCTTTATTCTCCAATCATGCAAGTCAATCATTTTATTCAGCAAGTAGAGAATGAATGCAGTTTCCTGGATGATACAAACAGAAAACACTATTTGGCTCAAGCGTATGGATTGAGGGCATTATATTATTTCATGCTTTATAAGACGTATGGGGGAGTGCCTATTGTCACTGAAGTTGAACTCTTGAATGGCAAGGTGACTGCGGACAAATTTTATGTGGAACGTGCGACAGCGGAAGCAACGCTTGAATTTATAAAAGGTGATATTCAAAAATCAGAGAATAATTATGCAGATATTACAGTGACAAATAGTTACGATAAAACAATATGGTCCAAAGCTGCTACCCTGATGTTGAAAGCGGAAATATATATGTGGGCTGCTAAAGTGACCATTACCGGACATACTGCTACCGGAACAACTGATTTGAAGGTTGCTCAAGCAGCTTTGAATCAGATTATAGGTAAGTTTGAATTACTGTCCGATTTTGAAAATGTTTTCAGTACTTCCAATCGTAATAATAAAGAGATTATTTTCACATTACACTTTGCCGACGGCGAAGCAACCAACTGGGCTGGGCAATTTTTATATCAGGATGCAGTATTTATCGGACAGGTGTATGGACGTGACAGCAAGCGGATAGAAACCGACACTTTGAATCTGAAAGGGACTGGCGGTGTATTCAGGCATGAATATACCTATGATTTCTGGTCTGCCTATGATGAAAAAGATACTCGTCGTGATGTAACCTTTTTGGAATATTATACTCAAGAAGATAAAGATCCTGCAAGTTTTGGCTGCGTTATGAAAAAAGGCATAGGTTCAATTAACTCTAATAACAATCGTATTTATGATACGGATATTATTATCTATCGCTATGCGGACGCTTTGCTTATGATGGCCGAAGTGGCAAACGGATTAGGTGAATCATGCAGTACTTATGTTAATGATGTACGTAAACGTGCTTATGGCGACGACTATGCCGGGCACGAATACGCTGACGGTAGTTTTGAAGCAAACGAATTGGCTATATTGCACGAACGCGATAAGGAATTTGTCTGGGAAGGTAAACGTTGGTTTGATGTTGTACGTATGCAGGATGCTTCTCATAATTCGTTGGTGTTTTCGGCAGCAGCCAATTATCCGTCTACTTCTCCTTTGATTAGTACGAGTGAAAAGCATAAACTTTTATGGCCATTGGATATTAGCACGATGAATATCAATCCATTACTGGAACAAACTCCGGGATATGACACTTATAAAAAGCAGCCGGAATAA
- a CDS encoding sialidase family protein, with protein MKRNLLLLLSILFLSVCGTLQAVTSDTVFVRETQIPILIERQDNVLFMLRLNAKESRSLDEVVLNFGKDVNMADIQSVKLYYSGTEARQNYGKKFFTPVSYISSHTPGKTLAANPSYSINKSQVNNPGRKVILNANQKLFPGINYFWISLQMKPGASLLDKVSAKIVTVKVDNKEALMHTVSPENIAHRVGVGVRHAGDDGSAAFRIPGLATTNKGTLLGVYDVRYNSSVDLQEHVDVGLSRSVDGGKTWEKMRLPLAFGETGGLPAAQNGVGDPSILVDTKTNTTWVVAAWTHGMGNQRAWWSSYPGMDMNHTAQLVLSKSTDDGKTWSEPINITDQVKDPSWYFLLQGPGRGITMQDGTLVFPIQFIDSTRVPNAGIMYSKDRGETWKIHNYARTNTTEAQVAEVEPGVLMLNMRDNRGGSRAVATTKDLGKTWTEHPSSRKALQEPVCMASLISVKAADNTLNKDILLFSNPNTVKGRHHITIKASLDGGITWLPEHQVMLDEGDGWGYSCLTMIDKETVGILYESSVAHMTFQAIRLRDIIQ; from the coding sequence ATGAAAAGAAACCTACTTTTATTATTATCTATCCTTTTTTTATCTGTCTGTGGGACTTTGCAGGCTGTTACATCGGATACTGTATTTGTGCGTGAAACTCAGATTCCAATTTTGATTGAACGACAGGATAACGTGTTGTTTATGTTGCGTTTGAATGCAAAAGAGAGTCGTAGTTTGGATGAAGTAGTTTTGAATTTTGGCAAAGATGTGAATATGGCGGATATACAGTCCGTTAAGTTATATTATAGTGGTACGGAGGCCAGACAAAACTATGGTAAGAAATTCTTTACTCCCGTATCTTATATTTCCAGCCATACGCCGGGGAAGACATTGGCTGCGAATCCTTCTTATTCAATTAATAAATCACAGGTAAATAATCCCGGGCGGAAAGTGATACTGAATGCTAATCAGAAACTTTTTCCCGGAATCAATTATTTCTGGATCAGTCTGCAAATGAAACCGGGCGCCTCTTTGCTGGATAAAGTGTCAGCTAAGATTGTTACTGTTAAGGTTGATAATAAAGAAGCACTTATGCATACGGTTTCGCCGGAGAATATAGCTCATAGGGTAGGAGTAGGGGTACGCCATGCCGGTGACGATGGTTCGGCTGCCTTCCGTATTCCGGGATTGGCAACTACTAATAAAGGAACATTGCTGGGAGTTTATGATGTACGTTATAATAGCAGTGTTGATTTGCAGGAACATGTGGACGTCGGTTTGAGCCGTAGTGTAGACGGTGGTAAAACATGGGAGAAGATGCGTTTACCTTTAGCTTTTGGTGAAACTGGCGGTTTGCCTGCTGCGCAGAACGGTGTTGGCGACCCTTCGATCTTAGTGGATACCAAGACCAACACAACATGGGTGGTGGCGGCTTGGACACATGGAATGGGTAATCAGCGTGCTTGGTGGAGTTCTTATCCGGGAATGGATATGAATCATACGGCCCAGTTGGTATTGTCAAAGAGTACGGACGATGGTAAAACGTGGTCGGAGCCTATTAATATAACAGATCAGGTGAAAGATCCATCCTGGTATTTCCTTTTGCAAGGACCGGGACGAGGTATCACCATGCAAGACGGCACATTGGTATTCCCGATTCAGTTTATCGATTCTACCCGTGTTCCGAATGCGGGAATTATGTATAGCAAAGACCGTGGCGAAACATGGAAAATCCATAACTATGCACGCACCAATACAACAGAAGCTCAGGTAGCGGAAGTGGAGCCTGGCGTACTGATGTTAAATATGAGAGATAACCGTGGAGGCAGTCGTGCTGTCGCTACTACCAAGGATCTCGGTAAGACTTGGACAGAACATCCTTCTTCCCGTAAAGCTTTACAGGAACCGGTGTGTATGGCAAGTTTAATCAGCGTGAAAGCGGCAGACAACACATTAAATAAGGATATTCTTTTATTCTCCAATCCGAATACGGTAAAAGGTCGTCATCATATCACGATCAAGGCCAGTCTGGATGGAGGTATCACCTGGCTACCCGAACATCAAGTGATGCTGGATGAAGGTGACGGTTGGGGATATTCTTGTTTGACAATGATTGATAAAGAGACAGTCGGCATATTATATGAAAGCAGTGTCGCTCATATGACTTTTCAGGCAATCCGGCTGAGAGATATAATACAATAG
- a CDS encoding family 20 glycosylhydrolase: MKNRLILFIYIIINLCTISVVKAGDYHLLPQPQKFTPSHLNFQVNKVQLSTPVLQQEWETLISEMGGTVSPKATGTIEVKLLPTLPEIPMNQDEAYRLSITKKRIIVEAVTERGVYWAMQTLRQLAEKRNSKTHIQGAEIIDWPAFRVRGFMQDVGRSYISLDELKREIAALAKFKINVFHWHLTENQSWRLESKIFPMLNDSANTTRMPGKYYTLEEAKELVAFCKAHHMTLIPEIDMPGHSAAFIRTFRHDMQSPEGMKILKLLMDEVCETFDVPYLHIGTDEVQFTNPRFVPEMVSYVRSKGKKVISWNPGWHYKPGEIDMTQLWSYRGKAQKGIPAIDSRFHYLNHFDTFGDIIALYNSRIYNKEQGSEDLAGTILAIWNDRLVSTEWGMIIENNFYPNMLAMAERAWKGGGTEYFDKNGTILPTDEHSELFRSFADFERRLLWHKEHTFDGYPFAYVRQTNVKWNITDAFPNEGNLAKAFPPEETLQDSYSYGGKTYNVRPAIGAGIYLRHVWGTLIPGFYKEPKENHTAYAYTYVYSPKEQNVGLWAEFQNYGRSEADLPPLPGKWDYKESRIWINEQEILPPVWTATHRTKSNEIALGNENCVARPPLEVHLQKGWNKVLLKLPVGKFVSPEVRLVKWMFTTVFVTLDGQKAVEGLIYSPNKTLE; encoded by the coding sequence ATGAAAAACAGACTCATATTATTTATATATATTATAATTAACTTATGCACAATTTCAGTGGTAAAAGCAGGTGATTATCACCTGCTCCCCCAGCCGCAAAAGTTTACTCCCTCTCATTTAAACTTTCAGGTGAATAAGGTACAGCTTTCCACTCCTGTGCTTCAACAGGAGTGGGAAACTCTTATCTCCGAAATGGGAGGAACCGTCTCCCCCAAGGCAACCGGTACTATTGAAGTTAAATTACTGCCGACCCTCCCCGAAATACCGATGAACCAGGATGAAGCCTACCGACTGAGCATCACAAAGAAGCGGATAATTGTTGAGGCTGTAACCGAACGCGGTGTTTATTGGGCTATGCAAACTTTAAGGCAGCTGGCAGAAAAAAGGAATTCAAAAACGCATATTCAAGGAGCTGAGATCATCGACTGGCCTGCTTTCCGGGTTCGCGGATTTATGCAGGATGTTGGAAGAAGCTACATTTCACTGGATGAACTTAAGCGTGAAATCGCCGCGCTTGCCAAATTCAAAATCAATGTTTTTCACTGGCATTTGACCGAGAATCAATCCTGGCGTCTGGAAAGTAAGATTTTTCCGATGCTGAACGATAGTGCGAATACCACCCGCATGCCCGGCAAATATTATACGCTGGAAGAAGCCAAGGAGTTGGTTGCATTCTGTAAAGCACATCACATGACGCTGATTCCCGAAATAGATATGCCCGGACATAGCGCTGCATTTATACGTACTTTCCGCCATGATATGCAAAGTCCTGAAGGGATGAAAATTTTGAAATTGTTGATGGATGAAGTCTGTGAAACGTTTGATGTGCCTTATTTGCATATCGGTACGGATGAAGTGCAGTTTACCAATCCCCGTTTTGTGCCGGAAATGGTGTCCTATGTACGTTCCAAAGGTAAGAAAGTAATTTCATGGAATCCGGGTTGGCACTACAAACCCGGTGAGATTGACATGACTCAACTTTGGAGTTATCGTGGAAAGGCGCAGAAAGGGATTCCCGCCATTGACTCACGTTTTCATTATCTGAATCATTTTGACACCTTTGGTGATATCATAGCATTGTACAACAGTCGTATTTATAATAAGGAACAAGGAAGCGAAGATTTAGCAGGGACAATCCTGGCTATCTGGAATGACAGGTTAGTCAGTACCGAGTGGGGGATGATTATCGAAAATAATTTCTATCCTAATATGCTGGCTATGGCGGAACGTGCCTGGAAAGGTGGTGGGACGGAATATTTCGATAAGAACGGAACAATACTTCCAACCGACGAGCATTCGGAACTATTCAGAAGTTTTGCCGATTTTGAACGTCGTTTGTTGTGGCATAAAGAACATACTTTTGACGGTTATCCGTTTGCGTATGTCCGCCAGACAAATGTGAAATGGAATATTACAGATGCTTTCCCGAACGAAGGAAATCTGGCAAAGGCTTTTCCTCCGGAAGAAACTTTGCAGGATAGTTACAGCTATGGAGGAAAAACATACAATGTGCGTCCTGCTATTGGTGCCGGAATCTATTTACGCCACGTGTGGGGGACGCTTATTCCCGGATTTTATAAAGAACCGAAAGAAAACCATACGGCCTACGCCTACACCTATGTCTATTCGCCGAAAGAACAAAACGTTGGTTTGTGGGCTGAATTTCAGAATTACGGACGCTCCGAAGCCGATCTTCCTCCTCTGCCGGGAAAATGGGATTATAAGGAAAGCCGTATCTGGATAAATGAACAGGAAATATTACCGCCTGTCTGGACAGCTACTCACCGCACCAAAAGCAATGAAATAGCTTTGGGCAACGAAAATTGTGTGGCACGCCCGCCTTTGGAAGTTCATCTGCAAAAAGGCTGGAATAAAGTACTTTTGAAATTACCGGTAGGGAAGTTTGTTAGCCCGGAAGTCCGGCTAGTAAAATGGATGTTTACTACTGTCTTTGTTACTCTTGACGGACAGAAAGCGGTAGAAGGACTCATTTACTCACCAAATAAAACACTAGAGTGA
- a CDS encoding SGNH/GDSL hydrolase family protein has translation MKKIFFLVVILTLSLLCRAQERKYSTFYYQRATLFEELPVTSSDIIFLGNSITNGAEWAELFKNKHVKNRGISGDICMGVYDRLDAILKGKPAKIFLLIGINDVSRGTPADTIVSRIEMIVRKIKADSPKTKLYLQSVLPVTDHYNMFKGHTSRWQVIPEINKGLVGLAEKEGATYIDLYSHFIDKQTGKMNTTYTNDGLHLLGKGYLKWVEIVKPYIGKK, from the coding sequence ATGAAAAAGATCTTTTTTTTAGTGGTCATATTGACCCTGTCTTTGTTATGCCGCGCACAAGAACGCAAATATTCTACGTTTTACTACCAGCGTGCTACATTGTTTGAAGAACTGCCTGTTACTTCCAGTGACATTATTTTTCTGGGAAACAGTATCACAAACGGTGCCGAATGGGCGGAACTGTTCAAGAACAAACATGTCAAAAACCGTGGAATCAGCGGCGACATTTGTATGGGAGTATATGACCGTCTTGATGCTATCCTGAAGGGAAAGCCCGCTAAAATATTTCTTTTGATTGGTATTAATGATGTGAGTAGGGGAACTCCCGCCGATACTATTGTATCCCGTATTGAGATGATTGTCAGGAAGATAAAGGCAGATTCGCCTAAAACAAAGCTATATCTGCAAAGTGTTCTTCCGGTCACCGACCATTACAATATGTTCAAGGGACATACTTCCCGTTGGCAGGTTATCCCTGAAATCAATAAAGGGTTAGTCGGCTTGGCAGAAAAAGAAGGAGCGACCTATATAGATTTGTACTCCCATTTTATAGACAAACAAACCGGAAAGATGAACACTACCTATACAAATGATGGTTTGCATCTTCTGGGGAAAGGTTACTTGAAATGGGTAGAGATTGTGAAACCTTACATTGGGAAGAAATAA